One part of the Stegostoma tigrinum isolate sSteTig4 chromosome 14, sSteTig4.hap1, whole genome shotgun sequence genome encodes these proteins:
- the LOC125457698 gene encoding cysteinyl leukotriene receptor 1-like produces MMTNALLRENVTIANTSSNRTVCPENHEYKYMVYSTVYSVVFVVGLLSNLSALFVFYRIAKSKNSSTVYLMNLAVADLLFVLSLPLRIVYYLRKGDWPFRDFLCRVSTYTFYVSMYCSIFFLTCLSISRFLATVHHIRHQRMFTFRRCIIACIIIWLFVGVATAPFLLSESQPYHGKIKCFEPVFVVSWTRIAKMNYFALTVGFLIPFVIILICYCLMIKYLMGVSWQSRRIKRDIAMIVLVLAVFLICFLPYHVQRTVHLHYLVHHHNDCELENILRKSVVATLCLAVANSCFDPLLYIFVGQGFRTFVRAWLKRKESNVSYSSSSSKLFVSAAFIQQGRMLESFTEPIKPSQTLLHEQKELLSGKSQGDDTVSSKTETVDHVLQNSPQ; encoded by the coding sequence ATGATGACAAACGCACTCCTACGCGAGAACGTAACAATCGCAAACACTTCCTCAAATAGAACTGTCTGTCCAGAAAACCATGAGTACAAATACATGGTCTACTCCACCGTGTACAGTGTTGTATTCGTCGTTGGGCTGCTGTCAAACCTGTCAGCTCTGTTTGTGTTCTATCGCATTGCAAAGAGTAAGAATTCCAGCACCGTCTACCTGATGAACCTCGCTGTCGCTGACCTCCTGTTCGTGCTCAGCCTTCCCCTGAGGATTGTCTATTACCTGAGAAAAGGAGACTGGCCATTCAGAGATTTCCTGTGTCGGGTGTCTACCTATACTTTCTATGTCAGCATGTATTGCAGTATATTCTTCCTCACTTGCTTGAGCATATCGCGTTTTTTGGCCACGGTCCACCACATAAGGCATCAAAGAATGTTCACTTTTCGGCGGTGCATTATCGCATGTATTATAATCTGGCTCTTTGTGGGTGTGGCGACAGCTCCCTTCCTGCTATCGGAGAGCCAACCTTACCACGGCAAAATCAAGTGCTTTGAGCCCGTGTTTGTCGTGTCCTGGACTCGCATTGCTAAAATGAACTATTTTGCCCTCACTGTTGGGTTCCTAATTCCTTTTGTCATCATTCTCATCTGCTACTGTTTGATGATAAAGTACTTAATGGGGGTCAGTTGGCAGTCAAGGCGAATCAAGAGAGACATAGCCATGATTGTGCTGGTTCTGGCAGTGTTTTTAATCTGTTTCCTTCCCTACCATGTGCAAAGGACGGTGCATTTACACTACCTGGTCCATCACCACAATGACTGCGAGCTGGAAAACATTCTCCGCAAGTCGGTGGTAGCTACATTGTGCTTGGCAGTGGCCAACAGTTGCTTCGACCCTCTGCTTTATATTTTTGTGGGGCAAGGGTTTAGAACATTCGTCAGGGCATGGCTGAAGAGAAAAGAATCTAACGTCTCGTACAGCTCCTCCAGTAGCAAGCTCTTCGTTAGCGCTGCATTTATCCAACAAGGTCGTATGTTGGAATCATTCACAGAACCAATCAAGCCAAGCCAGACTCTGCTGCATGAACAAAAAGAACTACTGAGCGGAAAAAGTCAAGGAGATGATACAGTCTCAagcaaaacagaaactgttgaTCACGTCCTGCAAAACAGCCCACAGTGA